Proteins found in one Macaca nemestrina isolate mMacNem1 chromosome 4, mMacNem.hap1, whole genome shotgun sequence genomic segment:
- the LOC105472538 gene encoding autoimmune regulator isoform X8 — protein sequence MAADAALRQLLRLHRTEIAVAVDSAFPLLHALADHDVVPEDKFQETLRLKEKEGCPQAFHALLSWLLTQDSTVILDFWRVLFKDYNLERYGRLQPILDSFPKDVDLSQSRKGRKLPTIPKALVLPPRHPTKRKASEEPRAAAPAALTPRGTSSPGSQLKAKPSKKAESSAEQQRLPLGNGIQTMSASVQRAVAMSSGDVPGARGAVEGILIQQVFESGGSKKCIQVGGEFYTPSKLEDPGGGKNKARSGGGLKPLVRAKGTQGAAPGGGEARLGQQGRAPAPPALPSDPQLHQGWPRGVSVRDQMDGEQVVRVEFQALAAWEQGRDRGVQVPRDAGGAVLGRRWLSGGCCTPAQSAWASLACARRTRMSVLCAGTAGSSSAVMAALGPSTWPACPLHSGRSPAHRALPSLQPHRTWQSVGGRAVGGVGTHAQWDLEVLRLPAGDSPGDAAPGRGAPAPGATRGDPAPSGA from the exons ATGGCGGCGGACGCAGCCCTGCGCCAGCTTCTGAGGCTGCACCGCACGGAGATCGCGGTGGCCGTGGACAGCGCCTTCCCACTGCTGCACGCCCTGGCCGACCACGACGTGGTCCCCGAGGACAAGTTCCAG GAGACCCTTCGTCTGAAGGAAAAGGAGGGCTGCCCCCAGGCCTTCCACGCCCTCCTGTCCTGGCTGCTGACCCAGGACTCCACAGTCATCCTGGACTTCTGGAGGGTTCTGTTCAAGGACTACAACTTGGAGCGCTATGGCCGGCTGCAGCCCATCCTGGACAGCTTCCCCAAAG ATGTGGACCTCAGCCAATCCCGGAAGGGGAGGAAGCTCCCGACCATCCCCAAGGCTTTGGTACTACCACCCAGACACCCCACCAAGAGGAAGGCCTCAGAAGAACCTCGAGCTGCCGCGCCAGCAGCCCTGACTCCAAGGGGCACCTCCAGCCCAG GCTCTCAACTGAAGGCCAAGCCCTCCAAGAAGGCGGAGAGCAGTGCAGAGCAGCAGCGTCTTCCACTTGGGAACG GAATTCAGACCATGTCAGCTTCAGTCCAGAGAGCTGTGGCCATGTCCTCTGGGGACGTCCCGGGAGCCCGAGGAGCCGTGGAGGGGATTCTCATCCAGCAGGTGTTTGAGTCAG GGGGCTCCAAGAAGTGCATCCAGGTCGGGGGGGAGTTCTACACTCCTAGCAAGTTGGAAGACCCCGGTGGTGGGAAGAACAAGGCCCGCAGCGGCGGTGGCCTGAAGCCTCTGGTTCGAGCCAAGGGAACCCAGGGCGCTGCCCCC GGTGGAGGTGAGGCTAGGCTGGGCCAGCAGGGCAGGGCTCCCGCCCCTCCAGCCCTCCCCAGTGACCCCCAGCTCCACCAG GGATGGCCCCGAGGGGTGTCCGTTAGAGACCAGATGGATGGGGAACAGGTGGTCAGGGTGGAATTTCAGGCCCTGGCAGCATGGGAGCAGGGCAGAGACCGGGGAGTTCAGGTACCCAGAGATGCTGGGGGAGCCGTTTTGGGAAGGAGGTGGCTCTCGGGAGGGTGCTGCACCCCAGCCCAGTCTGCATGGGCGTCTCTTGCCTGTGCCAGAAGAACGAGGATGAGTGTGCTGTGTGCCGGGACGGCGGGGAGCTCATCTGCTGTGATGGCTGCCCTCGGGCCTTCCACCTGGCCTGCCTGTCCCCTCCACTCCGGGAGATCCCCAG CCCACCGAGCCCTGCCCTCACTCCAACCCCACAGGACGTGGCAGTCTGTGGGAGGAAGAGCtgtgggaggagtggggacccacGCTCAG TGGGACCTGGAGGTGCTCCGGCTGCCTGCAGGTGACAGTCCAGGAGACGCAGCCCCGGGCAGAGGAGCCCCGGCCCCAGGAGCCACCCGTGGAGACCCCG CTCCCTCCGGGGCTTAG
- the LOC105472538 gene encoding autoimmune regulator isoform X2 → MAADAALRQLLRLHRTEIAVAVDSAFPLLHALADHDVVPEDKFQETLRLKEKEGCPQAFHALLSWLLTQDSTVILDFWRVLFKDYNLERYGRLQPILDSFPKDVDLSQSRKGRKLPTIPKALVLPPRHPTKRKASEEPRAAAPAALTPRGTSSPGSQLKAKPSKKAESSAEQQRLPLGNGIQTMSASVQRAVAMSSGDVPGARGAVEGILIQQVFESGGSKKCIQVGGEFYTPSKLEDPGGGKNKARSGGGLKPLVRAKGTQGAAPGGGEARLGQQGRAPAPPALPSDPQLHQGWPRGVSVRDQMDGEQVVRVEFQALAAWEQGRDRGVQVPRDAGGAVLGRRWLSGGCCTPAQSAWASLACARRTRMSVLCAGTAGSSSAVMAALGPSTWPACPLHSGRSPGRGSLWEEELWEEWGPTLSGTWRCSGCLQVTVQETQPRAEEPRPQEPPVETPLPPGLRSAGEEVRGPPGEPLTGMDTALVYKHPPAPPSAAPLPGLDSSALHPLLCVGPEGQQSPAPGAQCGVCGDGTDVLRCAHWRCHFPAGTSRPGTGLRCRSCSGDMTPAPVEGVLAPSPAHLAPGPAKDDTASHEPTLHREDLESLLSEHTFDGILQWAIQSMARPLAEAAPFPS, encoded by the exons ATGGCGGCGGACGCAGCCCTGCGCCAGCTTCTGAGGCTGCACCGCACGGAGATCGCGGTGGCCGTGGACAGCGCCTTCCCACTGCTGCACGCCCTGGCCGACCACGACGTGGTCCCCGAGGACAAGTTCCAG GAGACCCTTCGTCTGAAGGAAAAGGAGGGCTGCCCCCAGGCCTTCCACGCCCTCCTGTCCTGGCTGCTGACCCAGGACTCCACAGTCATCCTGGACTTCTGGAGGGTTCTGTTCAAGGACTACAACTTGGAGCGCTATGGCCGGCTGCAGCCCATCCTGGACAGCTTCCCCAAAG ATGTGGACCTCAGCCAATCCCGGAAGGGGAGGAAGCTCCCGACCATCCCCAAGGCTTTGGTACTACCACCCAGACACCCCACCAAGAGGAAGGCCTCAGAAGAACCTCGAGCTGCCGCGCCAGCAGCCCTGACTCCAAGGGGCACCTCCAGCCCAG GCTCTCAACTGAAGGCCAAGCCCTCCAAGAAGGCGGAGAGCAGTGCAGAGCAGCAGCGTCTTCCACTTGGGAACG GAATTCAGACCATGTCAGCTTCAGTCCAGAGAGCTGTGGCCATGTCCTCTGGGGACGTCCCGGGAGCCCGAGGAGCCGTGGAGGGGATTCTCATCCAGCAGGTGTTTGAGTCAG GGGGCTCCAAGAAGTGCATCCAGGTCGGGGGGGAGTTCTACACTCCTAGCAAGTTGGAAGACCCCGGTGGTGGGAAGAACAAGGCCCGCAGCGGCGGTGGCCTGAAGCCTCTGGTTCGAGCCAAGGGAACCCAGGGCGCTGCCCCC GGTGGAGGTGAGGCTAGGCTGGGCCAGCAGGGCAGGGCTCCCGCCCCTCCAGCCCTCCCCAGTGACCCCCAGCTCCACCAG GGATGGCCCCGAGGGGTGTCCGTTAGAGACCAGATGGATGGGGAACAGGTGGTCAGGGTGGAATTTCAGGCCCTGGCAGCATGGGAGCAGGGCAGAGACCGGGGAGTTCAGGTACCCAGAGATGCTGGGGGAGCCGTTTTGGGAAGGAGGTGGCTCTCGGGAGGGTGCTGCACCCCAGCCCAGTCTGCATGGGCGTCTCTTGCCTGTGCCAGAAGAACGAGGATGAGTGTGCTGTGTGCCGGGACGGCGGGGAGCTCATCTGCTGTGATGGCTGCCCTCGGGCCTTCCACCTGGCCTGCCTGTCCCCTCCACTCCGGGAGATCCCCAG GACGTGGCAGTCTGTGGGAGGAAGAGCtgtgggaggagtggggacccacGCTCAG TGGGACCTGGAGGTGCTCCGGCTGCCTGCAGGTGACAGTCCAGGAGACGCAGCCCCGGGCAGAGGAGCCCCGGCCCCAGGAGCCACCCGTGGAGACCCCG CTCCCTCCGGGGCTTAGGTCGGCGGGAGAGGAGGTGAGAGGTCCACCTGGGGAGCCCCTAACTGGCATGGACACGGCTCTTGTGTACAAGCACCCGCCGGCCCCGCCTTCTGCAGCCCCCCTGCCAGGGCTGGACTCCTCGGCCCTGCACCCCCTACTGTGTGTGGGTCCTGAGGGGCAGCAG AGTCCAGCTCCTGGCGCACAGTGCGGGGTGTGCGGAGATGGTACGGACGTGCTGCGGTGTGCTCACTGGCGCTGCCACTTCCCAGCGGGCACCTCCCGGCCTGG GACGGGCCTGCGCTGCAGATCCTGCTCAGGAGACATGACCCCGGCCCCTGTGGAGGGGGTGCTGGCCCCCAGCCCCGCCCACCTGGCGCCCGGGCCTGCCAAG GATGACACTGCCAGTCACGAGCCCACTCTGCACAGGGAGGACCTGGAGTCCCTTCTGAGCGAG